In a single window of the Heliangelus exortis chromosome 1, bHelExo1.hap1, whole genome shotgun sequence genome:
- the CYREN gene encoding cell cycle regulator of non-homologous end joining gives MAEATRRQRRRLLPAWMGAAGDERAGGTTAPPRSRRGARRQAAARPRAAAVVYCMNEAELVDVALAVLAENLQCEGDEEKARTGSEEEQGVQPATPKEAPGSTAHVGKSSDCNPAPPSPSDTDAGANAERTGREDSQDDVLKYVREIFFS, from the exons ATGGCGGAGGCTACGCGGCGGCAGCGGAGGCGGCTACTCCCGGCCTGGATGGGGGCGGCGGGGGACGAGCGGGCCGGGGGGACGACGGCGCCTCCCCGGAGCAGGCGGGGGGCGCGGCGGCAGGCGGCAGCAAGGCCCAG GGCGGCGGCGGTGGTGTACTGCATGAACGAGGCGGAGCTGGTGGACGTGGCGCTGGCGGTCCTGGCCGAG AATCTACAGTGCGAGGGAGATGAGGAGAAGGCCCGGACCGGGAGTGAAGAGGAGCAAGGGGTCCAACCAGCAACACCAAAGGAGGCTCCTGGAAGCACAGCCCACGTGGGGAAAAGCAGCGACTGCAATCCGGCTCCCCCATCCCCCTCAGACACTGATGCTGGTGCCAATGCAGAGCGGACAGGCCGGGAGGACTCTCAGGACGATGTTTTGAAATACGTCAGGGAGATCTTTTTCAGCTAA